In Mucilaginibacter boryungensis, a single window of DNA contains:
- a CDS encoding SGNH/GDSL hydrolase family protein, translating into MKNLRTYSYLIVAAGLLSFTACKTNIDVPKPSAGTANFSRYISVGNSLTAGYADNGLYREGQLNSYPSIIAAQMAKVGGGTFTQPLFTEAQANGSGYLKLTGFDPATGSPITAPVTTNLAVTGVVAVPGFGNVTTYTKYAGDLNNYGVPGIKLLHVTLTSYGNLNGYYERLLAGNTPTNTTAYLDFVTAKPFTFFTDWLGNNDALGYATSGGAGDVLTDKTTFAQLYQLSISKLIAGGTGGSGAKGAVATIPDVTTIPFFNTVTVPLILGNVQKANPAVQALYISALVSGSTYAPRAATAKDLITLTFPTSLIGSTTAGVGTYPYGLDPRNPIQTQYVLDVNEQALVKDYVTSYNSTITSIAAANNLAVFDAYTFLSNVKANGLIVNGVSLSSNYISGGIFSLDGVHLTPRGYAIVANEFIKAINAKYGSSIPQADVSAYNGVKFP; encoded by the coding sequence ATGAAAAATTTAAGAACATATTCATACCTAATTGTTGCCGCGGGGCTGCTAAGCTTTACAGCTTGTAAAACCAATATTGATGTACCTAAGCCGTCGGCAGGTACAGCTAACTTTAGCAGGTATATTTCAGTCGGTAACTCCTTAACTGCCGGTTATGCCGATAATGGTTTATACCGCGAAGGGCAGCTAAACTCGTACCCCAGCATTATTGCCGCGCAAATGGCAAAGGTTGGCGGCGGTACTTTTACCCAGCCTCTATTTACCGAAGCACAGGCTAACGGATCGGGATATTTAAAATTAACAGGGTTCGACCCGGCCACCGGGTCGCCTATCACAGCCCCTGTTACTACCAACCTGGCAGTTACAGGTGTAGTGGCTGTGCCGGGTTTCGGTAATGTAACTACCTATACCAAATATGCCGGCGATTTAAACAATTACGGTGTGCCTGGTATTAAATTACTGCATGTAACGCTTACATCATATGGCAATCTTAATGGTTATTACGAAAGGCTGCTGGCTGGTAATACCCCAACAAATACAACAGCCTACCTTGATTTTGTTACCGCTAAGCCGTTTACCTTTTTTACCGACTGGCTGGGCAATAATGATGCTTTAGGCTATGCCACATCAGGCGGCGCCGGCGATGTTTTAACAGATAAAACCACCTTTGCTCAATTATACCAGTTATCCATCAGCAAATTAATTGCAGGTGGTACGGGCGGTTCAGGCGCAAAAGGCGCGGTAGCTACTATTCCTGATGTTACTACTATACCATTTTTTAACACTGTTACGGTACCGCTTATTTTAGGAAACGTGCAAAAAGCCAACCCCGCTGTACAGGCATTATATATTAGCGCACTGGTTTCGGGTTCTACTTATGCTCCGCGCGCGGCTACAGCTAAAGATTTGATCACGCTTACCTTCCCAACATCGTTAATTGGATCAACCACTGCCGGGGTAGGTACCTATCCGTATGGTTTAGACCCGCGCAACCCTATCCAAACCCAGTATGTGTTGGATGTGAACGAGCAGGCTTTGGTGAAGGATTATGTAACTTCTTATAATTCAACCATCACATCTATTGCCGCTGCAAACAACTTAGCTGTGTTTGATGCTTATACGTTCCTGAGCAATGTAAAAGCAAACGGACTTATAGTTAATGGAGTTAGCTTAAGCTCAAACTATATCAGTGGCGGCATATTCTCGTTAGATGGTGTGCACTTAACCCCGCGCGGTTACGCCATTGTTGCTAACGAGTTTATAAAGGCTATCAACGCAAAATACGGATCAAGCATTCCGCAGGCAGATGTTTCAGCGTATAACGGCGTAAAATTCCCGTAA
- a CDS encoding rhodanese-like domain-containing protein codes for MIIHQFYDMGLAHASYAVIRNGSMVVIDPARDPQPYYDFATLHEAQITGVIETHPHADFVSSHLEIHQKTGATIYVSKLVDAEYPHETFDDGDVISLSDIKLIAINTPGHSPDSICILVEDENGKQTDIFTGDTLFVGDVGRPDLRENAGNITALKKDLARQMYHSTRDKLMKLPHHVTVYPAHGPGSLCGKNISPDLSSTIGRELRENYALQLMDEMHFVQLLTTDQPFIPRYFGYDVELNKKGADSVEENILAVPRIDHRVFKNDVLIVDTRPSAQFKKGHVAGAINLQDGGRFETWLGSVINPDEPFYLMAGDAEKLEVVIRKTAKIGYEKNIISAQVVPHEVATVTTPVFDLAHFEANPDKYTIIDARNWGEINEGKLFEHALTIPLPELRERLNEIPTNKPIVVHCAAGYRSAAGSSIIAAKITAVPVYDMGEVVTKYLN; via the coding sequence ATGATCATTCATCAATTTTACGATATGGGATTGGCCCATGCATCATACGCGGTTATCCGCAACGGCAGCATGGTTGTTATCGATCCCGCCCGCGACCCGCAGCCTTATTACGATTTTGCCACGCTGCACGAAGCGCAGATAACCGGCGTAATCGAGACCCACCCCCATGCCGATTTTGTAAGCTCGCATTTAGAAATCCATCAAAAAACAGGCGCTACCATTTATGTAAGCAAGCTGGTTGACGCCGAGTACCCGCATGAAACTTTTGATGATGGCGATGTAATTTCGCTAAGTGATATTAAGCTGATCGCCATAAACACTCCTGGCCACTCGCCCGATTCTATTTGTATTTTGGTTGAGGACGAGAATGGCAAACAAACCGATATTTTTACAGGCGACACGCTATTTGTGGGCGATGTAGGCCGTCCTGACCTGCGTGAGAACGCCGGTAACATTACCGCGTTAAAAAAGGACCTGGCCAGGCAAATGTACCACAGCACGCGCGATAAGCTGATGAAATTACCGCACCATGTTACGGTTTATCCCGCCCACGGGCCCGGTTCGCTTTGCGGCAAAAATATAAGCCCCGACCTAAGTAGCACCATCGGCCGCGAACTGCGTGAAAACTATGCGCTGCAATTGATGGATGAAATGCACTTTGTACAATTGCTTACCACCGACCAGCCTTTTATCCCGCGCTATTTTGGGTATGATGTAGAACTGAATAAGAAGGGTGCGGACAGCGTGGAAGAAAACATATTGGCTGTCCCGCGTATTGATCACCGGGTGTTTAAGAACGATGTTTTAATTGTTGATACCCGCCCGTCTGCTCAATTTAAAAAAGGGCATGTAGCAGGCGCAATAAACCTGCAGGATGGCGGCAGGTTTGAAACTTGGCTGGGTTCGGTTATTAATCCCGATGAACCATTTTACCTGATGGCCGGAGATGCAGAAAAGCTGGAAGTAGTGATCAGGAAAACAGCCAAAATAGGCTACGAAAAAAATATCATATCAGCACAGGTTGTGCCGCATGAAGTAGCTACGGTAACCACGCCGGTATTTGACTTGGCCCACTTTGAAGCAAACCCCGATAAATATACCATTATTGATGCCCGCAACTGGGGAGAAATAAACGAAGGCAAATTATTCGAACACGCTTTAACTATCCCCCTGCCTGAATTGCGCGAGCGCTTAAACGAGATACCAACCAACAAGCCCATTGTGGTGCATTGCGCGGCTGGGTACCGCTCGGCAGCCGGAAGCAGCATTATAGCCGCAAAAATTACCGCTGTGCCGGTTTATGATATGGGCGAGGTGGTGACAAAATATTTGAATTAA
- the mnmD gene encoding tRNA (5-methylaminomethyl-2-thiouridine)(34)-methyltransferase MnmD, with the protein MGKQHYDDEQQLPLQGTEGQLSFVITGDGSKTIFNPAVGENYHSRHGALQESTHVFLNSGLRHFLAGADAQAVSVLEVGLGTGLNFLLSADFCTNKQIKLEYTGIEAYPLSTTMIDQTGYEAYIPPKLWDDFLSWYPSSINHLVSVNEFCQLKTAHCKLPEFESAELYDIIYFDAFAVAHQPEMWSEEAIGHTIQFLKPGGVFVTYAITGNLKRMLKALGLKVEKAPGAPGKREMLRATKV; encoded by the coding sequence ATGGGTAAACAACACTATGATGATGAACAACAACTTCCCCTTCAGGGGACTGAGGGGCAATTATCTTTTGTCATCACCGGCGATGGTTCTAAAACGATTTTCAATCCTGCTGTTGGCGAAAATTACCATTCGCGCCACGGGGCTTTGCAGGAAAGTACACATGTATTCCTGAATTCAGGCCTGCGCCATTTTTTAGCCGGCGCGGATGCGCAAGCCGTATCGGTATTGGAGGTTGGCCTGGGCACCGGGCTTAATTTTTTATTGAGTGCCGATTTTTGCACCAACAAGCAAATTAAACTGGAATACACCGGTATTGAGGCATACCCCTTAAGTACAACAATGATAGACCAAACCGGTTACGAGGCATACATTCCCCCCAAACTATGGGATGACTTTTTAAGCTGGTACCCATCATCCATTAATCACCTGGTTAGCGTAAACGAATTTTGCCAGCTGAAAACCGCGCACTGCAAATTGCCCGAGTTTGAAAGTGCCGAGTTGTATGACATCATCTACTTCGACGCTTTTGCCGTAGCCCACCAACCCGAAATGTGGAGCGAGGAAGCAATTGGCCATACTATTCAATTCCTTAAACCTGGTGGTGTATTTGTCACTTACGCCATAACCGGTAATTTAAAACGCATGCTAAAGGCATTGGGATTGAAAGTGGAAAAAGCGCCTGGAGCACCGGGAAAGCGGGAGATGTTAAGGGCGACGAAAGTTTGA
- the mazG gene encoding nucleoside triphosphate pyrophosphohydrolase — MPLIPPDTGFTPAASFERLLKIMDDLRENCPWDMKQTMESLRHLTIEETYELSDSILGCDMQEVKKELGDIMLHLVFYARIASETKEFDITDVLNGICDKLITRHPHIYSDTEVNNEDDVKRNWEKLKLKEGNKSVLGGVPASLPALVKASRIQEKARGIGFDWEHKNQVWEKVEEEMQEFRSEFNAEDNSAIDHEKAEGEFGDLLFSLINYARFININPENALEKTNRKFIKRFQYLEAKAQDSGKKLQDMTLAEMDVFWNEAKKL; from the coding sequence ATGCCTCTTATACCTCCTGATACTGGCTTTACCCCGGCTGCTTCCTTTGAGCGCCTGTTGAAAATAATGGACGATCTGCGCGAGAACTGCCCTTGGGATATGAAACAGACCATGGAAAGCCTGCGCCATTTAACCATTGAGGAAACCTACGAGCTGTCTGATTCGATACTGGGCTGCGATATGCAGGAGGTAAAAAAAGAGCTGGGCGATATTATGCTGCACCTGGTTTTTTATGCCCGTATAGCATCCGAAACCAAAGAGTTTGATATAACCGATGTATTAAACGGTATCTGCGATAAGCTGATCACCCGTCACCCGCATATTTACAGCGATACCGAAGTAAATAATGAAGATGATGTAAAGCGTAACTGGGAGAAACTAAAATTAAAGGAAGGTAATAAATCCGTCCTGGGTGGTGTACCTGCTTCGTTACCGGCATTGGTGAAGGCATCGCGCATACAAGAGAAAGCGCGTGGTATCGGCTTCGACTGGGAGCATAAAAACCAGGTTTGGGAAAAGGTTGAAGAAGAAATGCAGGAATTCCGGTCGGAATTTAACGCGGAAGACAATAGCGCTATTGACCATGAAAAAGCCGAAGGTGAGTTTGGCGACCTGTTGTTTTCGCTGATCAATTATGCGCGGTTCATTAACATTAACCCGGAAAATGCGCTGGAAAAAACAAACCGGAAATTCATTAAACGGTTTCAATATCTGGAAGCCAAAGCACAGGATAGCGGCAAAAAGTTACAGGACATGACGCTGGCTGAAATGGATGTATTTTGGAATGAAGCAAAAAAACTATAA
- a CDS encoding RNA polymerase sigma factor: protein MHLPQGIAEAELIGQCKRGSLKHQEMLYKHYYGFTMGIAMRYCFSRDDAMEVTNDGFIKVFNTMAQYDVAKPFKAWLRTIIVNTAIDRRRKELKHQANMELDNAMPLSAGTYIIENISAQDILKLMDTLPVIQRTVFNLYEIDGYSHDEIADMMAIPASSSRVYLTRAKEKLRKLIVTAQ, encoded by the coding sequence ATGCATCTACCACAAGGCATTGCCGAAGCTGAATTGATAGGCCAGTGCAAACGGGGCAGCCTAAAACACCAGGAAATGCTTTATAAGCATTACTATGGGTTTACCATGGGCATTGCCATGCGTTATTGCTTTAGCCGGGATGATGCTATGGAAGTTACTAATGATGGTTTTATAAAAGTATTTAATACCATGGCACAGTATGATGTGGCCAAACCTTTTAAAGCCTGGTTGCGAACTATTATTGTTAACACAGCTATTGACAGGCGCAGAAAAGAACTGAAACACCAGGCCAATATGGAACTGGATAATGCCATGCCATTAAGCGCAGGCACTTATATTATTGAAAATATTAGCGCACAGGATATTTTAAAATTGATGGATACCCTGCCGGTAATACAGCGTACCGTTTTTAACCTGTACGAAATTGATGGCTATAGCCACGATGAGATTGCTGATATGATGGCTATCCCGGCAAGCTCATCGCGGGTTTATTTAACCCGGGCTAAGGAAAAATTAAGAAAACTAATAGTGACAGCGCAATGA
- a CDS encoding ABC transporter permease, which yields MSFSRFIAARISFKSKRTFSKLIVRIAIVGIMLGLGVMILSLAIIKGFKQEIREKVRGFAADITIYRYDLNNSFEISQIVEDNAFIKRIKSLPYVAGISAFATKPGIIKANNEIEGVVLKGVGEDYDWSFFSKTLVAGRVINFKDTVNEIMISTYTANRLKLKLNDKFLMYFVQQPLRKRKFTIVGIYDAGVEDVNKVFVISSLSLIQKLNNWNPNEIGGYEVRVRDFDHVEEYNQGVRDQMPVELRSYTISENYQTIFEWLKLLDANTQVILALMLVVAVINMISALLIMILERTTMIGMLKAMGATNWKIQEIFLYNAVYLISIGLLLGNVLGLGLGWLQYQTHFFKLDEASYYMKFVPIQFDWVDVLLLNAGTLTISLLVLIIPSMLVSRITPVKAIKFK from the coding sequence TTGAGTTTTTCAAGGTTCATAGCTGCCCGTATAAGTTTCAAATCAAAACGTACATTTTCAAAGCTGATTGTACGCATAGCCATTGTTGGTATTATGCTGGGCCTGGGCGTAATGATCCTCTCACTGGCTATTATTAAAGGGTTTAAACAAGAGATCAGGGAAAAAGTTCGGGGTTTTGCAGCCGATATCACTATTTACCGGTACGATCTGAACAACTCGTTCGAGATATCGCAAATAGTAGAGGACAACGCCTTTATCAAACGTATCAAAAGTTTGCCTTATGTTGCCGGTATTTCGGCATTTGCTACTAAGCCGGGTATTATTAAAGCCAATAACGAAATTGAGGGAGTGGTACTGAAAGGCGTTGGTGAAGATTACGATTGGTCGTTTTTTAGTAAAACACTGGTAGCAGGCCGGGTAATAAATTTTAAGGATACCGTAAACGAGATCATGATATCCACCTACACGGCCAACCGCTTAAAATTAAAGCTGAACGATAAGTTTTTGATGTACTTTGTACAGCAACCGCTGCGCAAACGCAAGTTTACCATAGTGGGTATTTATGATGCGGGGGTAGAAGATGTGAATAAGGTTTTCGTAATAAGCAGCCTCTCGCTAATACAGAAGCTGAATAACTGGAACCCCAATGAGATAGGCGGCTACGAAGTGCGGGTGCGCGATTTTGACCATGTAGAGGAATACAATCAGGGTGTGCGCGATCAAATGCCGGTAGAACTGAGATCGTACACTATTAGTGAAAATTACCAAACGATATTTGAATGGCTGAAGCTGCTGGATGCCAATACCCAGGTAATATTAGCGCTGATGCTGGTAGTAGCGGTTATTAATATGATATCGGCGTTGCTGATTATGATACTGGAGCGCACCACCATGATAGGTATGCTGAAGGCTATGGGGGCCACTAACTGGAAAATACAGGAAATATTTTTATACAACGCGGTTTACCTGATAAGCATTGGCTTATTGCTGGGAAACGTTTTGGGGTTAGGTTTGGGCTGGCTGCAATATCAAACACATTTTTTTAAGCTGGATGAGGCATCCTACTACATGAAATTTGTACCGATACAGTTTGATTGGGTAGATGTGCTTTTACTGAACGCCGGCACCCTGACCATATCTTTACTGGTACTTATCATCCCATCTATGCTGGTAAGCCGTATTACGCCGGTAAAAGCTATAAAGTTTAAATAA
- a CDS encoding exo-beta-N-acetylmuramidase NamZ family protein: MRAQKRSFIVLMLALGSLSVFAQVNTKGDQNQPPLSKPAGKGDVRGLYKGIRNAVSKIDLRNSKEIATGADQTELYLPYLKGKHVGMVINQTSVIGKNLSFSVDSLVKLGVEVKKIFGPEHGFRGNAADGGKVEDTVDPKTGIPALSLYGSRKHKPRPEDLKGIDLMIFDMQDVGARFYTYLTTLHYVMEACAENNIELMILDRPNPNGNVVDGAVLDTAFKSSVGMHPIPITHGMTLGEYAQMINGEGWLKGHIKCKLKIIKVANYTHAMAYKLPINPSPNLSTYQSVLLYPSLCLFEGTTFSLGRGTPFPFQVVGSPLLKDKYKFSFTPVSIPGVSDNPPLKGQTCYGLDLRKYDTDKLWKSGKLNLSWIIDMYKQSPDKEHFFTAYFTKLTGSEELRKQIVAGKSEEEIRLSWEPALSRYKLMRQKYLLYK, from the coding sequence ATGAGAGCACAAAAAAGATCGTTTATAGTTTTAATGCTGGCGCTGGGTAGCTTAAGCGTGTTCGCACAAGTGAATACTAAGGGAGACCAAAACCAGCCCCCGCTTAGCAAACCGGCTGGCAAAGGCGATGTAAGGGGACTTTATAAGGGTATACGCAATGCCGTTTCGAAAATTGACCTACGAAATAGTAAAGAAATCGCTACCGGTGCCGACCAAACCGAATTATATCTTCCCTATTTAAAGGGCAAGCATGTAGGTATGGTGATCAACCAAACATCGGTAATTGGCAAAAACCTATCCTTCAGTGTAGATAGCCTGGTAAAGCTTGGTGTTGAGGTGAAAAAAATATTCGGCCCCGAACATGGCTTCCGCGGCAACGCGGCGGATGGCGGTAAGGTAGAAGATACGGTAGATCCTAAAACAGGCATACCGGCCCTATCGCTTTATGGCAGCCGCAAACACAAACCCCGCCCTGAAGATTTAAAAGGTATTGACCTGATGATTTTTGACATGCAGGATGTTGGCGCCCGTTTTTATACTTACCTCACCACCCTGCACTATGTAATGGAGGCCTGTGCCGAAAACAATATCGAACTAATGATACTTGACCGGCCTAATCCAAATGGCAATGTGGTTGACGGCGCGGTGTTGGATACCGCGTTCAAATCGAGCGTTGGGATGCACCCTATCCCCATCACTCACGGCATGACGCTGGGCGAATATGCCCAAATGATAAATGGCGAAGGCTGGTTAAAAGGCCACATTAAGTGTAAGCTGAAAATTATTAAAGTGGCCAACTATACCCATGCCATGGCATATAAATTACCTATTAACCCATCGCCCAATTTAAGCACATACCAATCGGTATTATTATATCCAAGTTTGTGCTTGTTTGAGGGCACTACTTTTAGTTTGGGCCGCGGTACGCCGTTTCCATTCCAGGTGGTGGGGAGTCCGTTGTTGAAAGATAAATATAAGTTTAGCTTCACCCCGGTAAGTATCCCCGGTGTAAGTGATAACCCGCCGCTAAAGGGTCAAACCTGCTATGGCTTAGACCTTAGGAAATATGACACCGATAAATTGTGGAAATCCGGCAAACTAAACCTCTCGTGGATCATCGACATGTATAAGCAATCGCCGGATAAAGAGCATTTTTTTACAGCCTATTTCACAAAGCTAACCGGATCGGAAGAATTACGGAAGCAAATTGTAGCTGGAAAATCTGAGGAAGAAATACGTTTGAGCTGGGAACCTGCATTGAGCCGGTATAAGCTTATGCGGCAAAAATATTTATTATATAAATAA
- the fmt gene encoding methionyl-tRNA formyltransferase, with the protein MKIVFMGTPEFAVASLEALIDSGADIVGVVTAPDKPAGRGQKLSESAVKQYAVAKGIKVLQPEKLKDPEFLEELKALNADLQVVVAFRMLPEVVWNMPPKGTINLHASLLPQYRGAAPINWAIINGEKESGVTTFLLQHDIDTGNVLFTEKVTLTGEETAGDLHNRLMNKGAGLLVKTVKAIESGRYQQHPQDSFEATEIKHAPKIFKETCKIDFNQPVEKVYNLIRGLSPYPTAFTTLNDKVLKVYKALKDETEPGIQPGGFLTDGKAYLKFACKDGFVSVTDLQLEGKKRLGIEEFLRGVKL; encoded by the coding sequence ATGAAAATAGTATTCATGGGGACACCCGAATTTGCGGTTGCATCGCTGGAAGCTTTGATAGATTCGGGCGCTGATATTGTTGGCGTAGTTACCGCGCCTGATAAACCGGCTGGCCGCGGACAAAAACTAAGCGAATCGGCCGTTAAGCAATACGCAGTAGCCAAAGGTATTAAAGTACTGCAGCCAGAAAAGCTGAAGGACCCGGAATTTTTGGAAGAACTGAAGGCACTGAATGCTGATTTGCAAGTAGTAGTAGCCTTCCGTATGTTGCCCGAAGTAGTTTGGAATATGCCGCCGAAGGGGACTATTAACCTGCATGCCTCGCTATTGCCGCAATACCGGGGTGCCGCCCCAATTAACTGGGCTATTATTAATGGGGAAAAAGAGAGCGGCGTTACTACGTTTTTATTACAGCATGATATCGATACCGGCAATGTGCTGTTCACCGAAAAAGTTACCCTTACCGGCGAAGAAACCGCCGGCGACCTTCACAACCGCCTGATGAACAAAGGGGCAGGCTTACTGGTAAAAACCGTTAAGGCTATTGAAAGCGGCCGCTACCAGCAACACCCGCAGGACAGTTTTGAGGCAACCGAGATAAAACACGCCCCCAAAATATTTAAAGAAACCTGTAAAATTGACTTCAATCAGCCGGTTGAAAAAGTTTATAATCTGATCAGAGGGCTTAGTCCATACCCTACCGCGTTTACTACGCTGAATGATAAGGTCCTGAAGGTATATAAGGCCTTGAAAGATGAAACTGAACCTGGCATACAACCCGGTGGTTTTTTAACCGATGGTAAAGCATACTTGAAATTTGCATGTAAAGACGGCTTTGTATCAGTAACCGATTTGCAATTGGAAGGCAAAAAACGGTTGGGTATCGAGGAGTTTTTAAGGGGTGTGAAACTGTGA